In a genomic window of Erigeron canadensis isolate Cc75 chromosome 5, C_canadensis_v1, whole genome shotgun sequence:
- the LOC122599348 gene encoding beta-fructofuranosidase, insoluble isoenzyme CWINV3-like, giving the protein MEVYGVLVFALCCMLFFNGVEVAVGLKRRESPSKVSQPYRTAYHFQPSKNWMNDPNGPMYYKGIYHFFYQYNPYGALWGNISWAHAISYDLINWVHLDVALVPNEPYDINGCFSGSTTILSNGAPAILYTGSDTKKGQVQNLAFPKNISDPLLIEWVKSSHNPILSVPDGIDTSSYRDPSTAWMGADGEWRVVIGSEMDHHGLAILYKSKDFTHWVKSSSPLHFSNKTMMWECPDFYPVSVKEKNGLDTSVEGENIRHVLKASFNSHDYYILGDYDPKTDHYNVDIDFMDSKGSLRYDYGRFYASKSFYDAEKKRRILWSWINEGDSESDDTKKGWSGLQSIPRSIWLNEKGDQLMQWPVKELENLHTRKVHLENKQLKGGSLIEISGITASQADVEVTFSLSNLNEAEVLSSEVVDPQILCTQKNASVSGRFGPFGLMVFASEDLIEHTAVFFRIFKSSNDFRVLMCADQSRSSLRPKVDKSIYGAFLALDPRLAKISLRTLIDHSIVESFGGEGLACITARVYPSLAINDQAHIYAFNNGSQILSISSLSAWSMKKAQIVPMAKRRKPIK; this is encoded by the exons ATGGAAGTTTatggtgttttggtttttgCTTTGTGTTGTATGCTGTTTTTCAATGGTGTCGAGGTTGCCGTGGGGCTAAAAAGACGCGAATCACCGTCAAAAGTGTCACAGCCTTACAGGACTGCATATCATTTCCAGCCTTCAAAAAACTGGATGAATG ATCCTAATG GACCAATGTATTATAAGGGAATCTACCATTTTTTCTATCAATATAATCCCTATGGTGCACTATGGGGAAACATTTCATGGGCTCATGCAATATCCTATGATCTTATCAATTGGGTACATCTAGATGTTGCTCTAGTCCCAAACGAGCCTTACGATATCAATGGCTGCTTTTCTGGTTCCACCACGATTCTTTCAAATGGCGCACCAGCGATCCTATATACAGGCAGTGACACCAAGAAAGGCCAAGTCCAAAACTTGGCATTTCCTAAAAACATCTCTGATCCACTACTAATTGAATGGGTGAAATCGTCGCATAACCCTATATTAAGTGTTCCTGATGGAATTGACACGTCATCATATAGAGATCCATCAACGGCTTGGATGGGTGCAGATGGAGAATGGAGGGTTGTGATTGGAAGTGAGATGGACCATCATGGATTAGCTATTCTTTACAAAAGTAAAGATTTTACTCATTGGGTTAAGTCTTCGAGCCCTTTGcatttttcaaacaaaacaatGATGTGGGAATGTCCTGATTTTTACCCAGTTAGCGTTAAGGAAAAAAACGGGCTAGATACATCCGTTGAAGGGGAAAATATTAGACATGTTCTTAAAGCAAGTTTTAATAGCCACGATTATTATATTTTGGGAGATTATGATCCGAAAACTGACCACTATAACGTTGATATTGACTTCATGGATAGTAAAGGGTCATTACGGTATGATTatgggaggttttatgcatcaaaatcattttatgaTGCTGAGAAGAAGAGAAGGATATTATGGTCATGGATTAATGAAGGTGATAGTGAATCAGATGATACCAAAAAAGGCTGGTCTGGCCTTCAG TCAATTCCTAGGAGCATATGGCTTAATGAAAAGGGAGATCAGCTGATGCAGTGGCCCGTTAAGGAACTTGAAAACTTACATACACGAAAAGTTCATTTGGAGAATAAACAACTCAAGGGTGGATCCCTGATCGAAATTTCAGGAATCACAGCTTCACAA GCTGATGTAGAAGTGACGTTTAGTTTGTCGAATCTCAATGAAGCAGAGGTGTTGAGTTCAGAAGTAGTTGATCCACAAATTCTGTGTACACAAAAAAATGCTTCGGTGAGTGGCAGATTCGGGCCTTTTGGCTTGATGGTTTTTGCTTCAGAGGACCTGATTGAGCACACTGCTGTCTTCTTTCGTATTTTTAAAAGTTCTAACGATTTTCGAGTACTAATGTGTGCTGACCAAAGCAG GTCATCATTGAGACCAAAGGTTGACAAATCAATATACGGAGCTTTTCTGGCGCTTGATCCTCGTCTAGCAAAGATTTCTTTGAGAACCTTG ATAGATCATTCCATTGTTGAAAGTTTTGGTGGAGAAGGGTTAGCGTGTATTACAGCCAGAGTTTATCCAAGCCTTGCTATCAACGATCAAGCACACATTTATGCATTCAACAATGGGAGTCAAATTTTGAGCATATCGAGTTTAAGTGCTTGGAGCATGAAGAAAGCTCAAATTGTTCCCATGGCCAAAAGAAGAAAGCCTATCAAGTAA